The following is a genomic window from Parabacteroides johnsonii DSM 18315.
ACCGTCTTTACATCGGGAGCATACAGCAGGACAGGGACACAATCAGCTGTTGAGACGGCAATGCAAACTCCCGGCACATTCGTCACCAGAGCATCTACACCGTGCATATAAAGCTGCTGTTCTTCCAATGGAAGGGAAAGAAAAAAAGGCTCGATCGAACGAATCTCCGCCCCGTGAACCTGGAAAGGCACGAAAATACGTTCGGAAGGAATTCCGAGCACATCTGAAAGAAGTTTCCGGTTCGCCCGGACAGCTTCCGGATTGTCCCCGCTGTATTCGCCGGGGTTAAAGGAAGCATATGCACCTTCGCTCACACCTCCTTGGCGGGTTGTCACAAAATGAGAGATGTTGCAATCCTCGCTTAATGCGGGAAATTGCAACATCTTCACTTTTTCATTTGGAAATATCGTCATCTTCTGCGTCATCCCAATCTTCATATTCTTCATACTCTTCATCGTCGTCGGGATCATCTTCCTCAAGAGGAATAACAAAATCATCATCAAGCGAAAGTGCGCTTACATCGATGTTCTTATGTACAATACACTCTACCTCATGGAACGTTTCCTTGTTCAGTTCCTTCCATAACAGGTCTTTCAATTCGGTGATCCCCATTCCGGTAACGGAAGAAATA
Proteins encoded in this region:
- the pgeF gene encoding peptidoglycan editing factor PgeF is translated as MKNMKIGMTQKMTIFPNEKVKMLQFPALSEDCNISHFVTTRQGGVSEGAYASFNPGEYSGDNPEAVRANRKLLSDVLGIPSERIFVPFQVHGAEIRSIEPFFLSLPLEEQQLYMHGVDALVTNVPGVCIAVSTADCVPVLLYAPDVKTVAAIHAGWRGTVQRIVAKTVRFLIDEYGADPCLMKAGIAPSIGPDAFEVGEEVVDAFREVGFEMPRILKRNVDTGKAHIDLWEANRLQLLSEGLSTGHIELAGICTYTHPDDFFSARRLGIKSGRILSGIIVK